In the genome of Sardina pilchardus chromosome 14, fSarPil1.1, whole genome shotgun sequence, one region contains:
- the rnf170 gene encoding E3 ubiquitin-protein ligase RNF170: protein MEENQCLHASRLLQDEDSLIEGVSNPVLFVVVLSVTFLGGLATLLCRNEQQQRIHPENQEHVRAVRQQLQTDQETPPDPEPRHQFYTDMSCPVCLQQASLPVETNCGHLFCGSCVIAYWRYGTWLGPISCPICRQTVTLIFPLFHGTEQATPSELPDDGQPEANLVLQDLTDYNRRFSGQPRSLMDRLRDVPTLLRHAFREMFSVGGLFWMFRLRILLCLVGALTYLASPLDFIPEALFGLLGFMDDFFVILLLFIYISIMYREVVTQRLGGGG, encoded by the exons ATGGAAGAAAACCAGTGCCTGCATGCGAGTCGTCTGCTACAAGATGAAGACTCTTTAATCGAAGGGGTTAGCAATCCCGTCCTCTTCGTTGTTGTGTTGAGCGTCACCTTTCTGGGTGGATTGGCTACGCTGCTGTGCAG GAATGAACAACAACAGAGAATCCACCCAGAAAATCAAGAGCATGTACGGGCAGTTCGACAGCAGCTACAGACAGATCAG GAGACACCGCCAGATCCAGAGCCCAGGCACCAGTTCTACACGGACATGTCATGTCCTGTGTGCCTGCAGCAGGCCTCTCTACCGGTGGAAACCAACTGCGGCCACCTCTTCTGTG GCTCCTGCGTCATTGCATACTGGCGCTATGGGACGTGGCTTGGGCCAATCAGCTGTCCCATATGTAGGCAAACG GTGACGCTGATTTTTCCGCTCTTCCACGGGACGGAGCAGGCTACCCCCTCCGAGCTTCCGGATGATGGGCAGCCCGAGGCCAACCTCGTCCTGCAGGACCTCACGGACTACAACCGCAGGTTCTCCGGACAGCCCAGATCA CTGATGGACCGCTTGCGGGACGTGCCCACGTTGCTGCGCCACGCCTTCCGGGAGATGTTCTCGGTGGGCGGTCTGTTCTGGATGTTCCGGCTGCGTATCCTGCTGTGCCTGGTGGGGGCGCTCACGTACCTGGCCTCGCCCCTCGACTTCATCCCCGAGGCGCTCTTCGGCCTGCTGGGCTTCATGGACGACTTCttcgtcatcctcctcctcttcatctacATCTCCATCATGTACCGCGAGGTGGTCACCCAGAGGCTGGGCGGAGGAGGATGA